GCAAGCGGCATGGATGTCTAGCTAGATGCTTATACTTTTTACGGCCTTGGCCATATTTGTAACACTGGATGATGTCAGAATCTTAATCGGCTTGCCGTGTTTTCTGCATAATTTCTTGGCGCTGGCACAAGCATTATGGCTGTTACAGTCTACCGGGCAAAAAACCATGTCACATTTGATGATCTTATTCTCCAATGGTTTATCACCTTTTCTCCAGTAACCATCTAAATATATGCATTTATAGCCACAGTTTTCAATCAAGTCTGCATACAGGTGTTTAAATTTGGTTATCCCGCCAATAATCAATATTTTTTTCATGCACTGTTTACAGCTGCGACAGTCTTTATCATTTGCCGGCCTTGTACCACATTCGCAATTAACTGCCCGGCGTTTTGATTTTTTTTTATTTACCCTGTCAAAAGCAATATTTGTCCAACCCATTTGCGCCATTAGAATCTCTCCTGTAAAATAAGATAAACAAAACCATACTGCATATAAATGTTCCAGCCGGCCATTCTTCGCGGCCGCTGCAGGTTACTTAACAATTGCTGTACCGATTCCGATTGAGCTTTTAGAGTATCCGTGGTATTGCCAATGCTTAATTAGTGATAATGACATTCGTTATCACTAATTAAGCAAAAAATTGCCCCTGCTCAGTATCGCCGCCAACCCCCGTAATGTGAAATTAATTTAACAATAACGGGTCTTTTTTCAACCAAAGCTTGCAAAACCTCGTTAACAAATTGGGCTTCCTTTAACCTTTTCTGTAATTCAACCTTACTCAAGCTTAAGCTGGCAGTGATGTTTGCCGCACAAAGGTTTTCTTCCGGCACAGACATGTCACGCACCTCTTTTAACTATGCATTTAATTAACCTAACAACGATAATCTAAGCACCGCGGGACTTATTATTATCATCTATAGGTTTTTGCGGCAAATCTTCACGGCACCGGCATACGCCGCTGCAAGTATTGATAAAGTCATAACAAGCCGCACAGGGACCTTTTCATAGTATCCTTCTCTTCCGAGATACCAATATTGATAATGATTATCATTTTCATTACCATTATATTTCCTGTTAACTACATAGTCAAGATACATTTTAAAAGATTTTAAAAAAACCTGTTGCCCGGCAAGTGCTTCAACTCTTTATAGAATAGGCTGTTATCAGGCGAAGAAACCACGACCAATATACTAATTCTACTTTTTAAGACAAAGATCAGGAATAGGGCAAATTATAATCATCCACGCACATTGTCATTTATGCGACATATATTCTGTCACATAAATGACATATAAATTGTCGGAAAGCTGATAAATTTATTAATAAACCAGTTATTTGCATAATCGCATATTATGTGTCAATACAAATCAGGAGGTGATATTTTTTTTCGGCGGCATTGGTTTATAAACAACTACATTTTAAGGGAGGTCAAAAAAGATTATGAAAAAGAAAATTTTAGCGATCGTTTTGACAGTGTTGTTAGTTTCCGTCGCCTCCGCAGCCTTGGCCGGCGCAAGTATTAAAATGCTGGTCAATGGCCAGGAATTAGCCTCGGATACGGCCCCCGTAATGGAAAACAACCGCGTGCTGGTACCCATTAGTTTTGTGGCCGAAGCACTTGGCTGTGATGTACAGTGGGACAAAGATAATAACGCAGTAGTAATCACCAAAAAAACGGCTGATCAATTCTTGCAGGGGAAAAACGATCCCACACAAAAAGAACCAAGCATTCATACCAATTTTATTAAAGCTGCCGACTTATTAGCCGTTCTGGATGACGACAATGACGGGGATGTATGCGACTATCGCACAGGCCACAACGGTGGCGACAGTCTGGCTAATGACCCCCTGGTTGTTGATTTGAGAGAACAGGCGGACTATGATGCAGGTCATATTCCCGGCGCCATTTGGACTTCTCATGCTCAAAACGCAGCCCAGCCCGAAAACATTGCCAAACTGCAGGATGCTTTAAAAGCCCACGTGGACAACGGTGGCAAAGATGAAATTGTCGTATATTGCTATACATCCCATACAGCGGGTCTGGCGGCCGGAGTCCTGGGCGCTGAAGGCTTCAACGTCAAAAACATGCGCTTCGGTTATTCCATCGCCTGGGAAGGCACCAGAAGTGCAGATCCCACAGTATTTGGAGCCAGAGAAGATAAAGACGGCAATTTAGTACCTTATGAAAACGCTGCCAAAGAAAACGCCGCAAAATAAACATTAAGCAAAACATCAATACTATCGAGCATTACTGGAAGGAAGCAGGGGAGCGATTCCCCTGCTTCCTTTTTTATGTCTTTTGCCGGCCGGCCGAATGTTTTTGAAGCAATAAATATAGAAATTAATTCCATTAGCAAGGAATATTTGCATATATGTAGAAATTAGAGCATAGTTCCACTTTAGCCTAAAAGAAAGGGGGGTATCCTATTTGAATAAAATACCTACCGGGATAAACGGCTTTGACAAGCTTGTATATGGCGGAATTGTCCCTGGCAATTCCGTTTTGGTGGAAGGGGTACCCGGTGCAGGTAAAACCACTTTTGGTATAGAGTTTGTCTATCGTGGCATTACTGAATTTGATGAGCCGGGGGTAATTGTTACCTGTGAAGAATTACCCGAGTCCATATACCGTGATGCTCTTAACTTGGGTTGGGACCTCCGCGCTTTAGAAGAAGCCAATAAGCTGCGTATTTTATGTACGTCTCCGGAAGTTCTGCAGGATGCGGAAGTTAACCTCATTGAAGAGGTCGTTCGCGAGGTGGGCGCCAAGCGAATTCTGGTTGACAGTATCAGTCACTTCCGTAATGTTTTAAATGATCCTCTCTCACTGCGCAGGACAGTATATAGCTTTTGTAACGGTCTGCGCCGTTTAGGCCTGACGTCTTTTTTAGTTAAAGAACGGGAAAGCGAGGGACAAAGGGAATACGCCTTTGAGGAATATGTAGTGGATACCGTGATTCGCCTGGAGAACAAAGAAAGGCCGGGCCTGCACCGCCACCGGGTACTGGAAATTTGCAAAACACGGGGACAGGAACATATCCCCGGTCAACACACCTTTCGTATTACTGACACAGGAATCAAAGTTTTTGCCCTGAGAGGCACAACAGACGTTAACAGCAAGGCAGAAGAGGAAAACAATTTACTGCTCACCGGCGTACCCGGGCTGGATGATTTATTACGGGGCGGACTGCCCCGGGGTGCCAGTATAGCCATAGCCGGTGATTCCGGAACCGGTAAAACAGTGCTGGGCTTACAGTACCTTACAAAGGGAGCCCTGGATTACGGTGAGAAAGGAATACTTTTATCTTTTGAAGAAACCCCGTCGCAGCTATTCACCAACGCCCGCCGTTTTAACTGGGATCTGCGGAATCTTCAGGAACAAGACTTGCTCAAGGTTATATATACGCCTCTTTCGGAGATGGAAATTGACGAAACCATCATCGGACTGGGCGAACAGGTGCAAAAATTCGGCGCCCGGCGTCTAGTACTGGATTCCATATATGCTTTTCTTTCCCGCATAGATAACATTGCTATTTTGCATGAGAAGTTTTATTATCTTGTCGCCTATTTAAACAAGCTGAACTGTACCACATTATTGATCAGTCCCGCCTGTGAAGTGGGAAGCGGCGGGAAATTGGAATTAATCCATTCGGTAATTCAGGGCACTATACTGCTCAAGTCAATCATGCTGCAAAATCGCCGGGTAAGACAGTTGGAACTTTATAAAATGCGGGGAGTCAACCATGCCATGGGCAACCACTTGCTTGAAATCAACGCTTTGGGTATTCAGGTATTCCCCAGGTTAGGAGGGTAGTAATCATGCATAGAGCCTATTTTGGAGTTGAAGGCCTGGACCGTATGCTGGACCAAGGGCTATCGTACGGCTCCCAAATTATGATAGAAGGGGATTCCGGTGTAGGCAAAACCGTACTGGCGGGGGAATTTATCAAGGAGGGACTGCGCTGCGGCGATACCTGCATCTATGTGGCCTGTGATGAACCTCCCACGGCAATGCGCGAGCACCTGTTAAGCTTTGAAGTAGGAACGCCCGCTTACGAAGAAACAGGCCGGCTAATTTTTATTGATGCTTACGAAGAAGACGAAAGTACGGAAAAATACGCCCTTGCCGACCTTCATAATCTGGAAAAATATTTTGCCCTGGAGGCGGAAGTTTTGCGCGGCTGCGAGGGGCGCAAGGTACGGTTGGTGGTAGACAGTTTAAGCACTCTGTTAACTAATTTAGATATTAGCAATATCTTAAATTTCCACCGGACCCGGATTAAACAGCTCCGCAAAAAAGAAATACTGGCCATGGACGTATTTGTAAGCGGTGTTTTAGAACCCAAGCTTATTACCATAACCGGCCACCTTTATAATTTTATCCTTAAGATGAATTTCAGCGGTTCCCAAAATAATCCCGTGCGGCTGATGCGCATTGGAAAGGTAAAAAGCCAGCAATTTATGTCCTCCAGCCACTTGTTTACCATTAGTCCTGTTTACGGTATCTTGGTGTCTGCTCACACGGGGGTGTACGAATGAAAGATAACGATATTACCAGGAAAATAATGAATTATTATTGCCTGAGCGTATGCAAGACAATGAATCAAGTCCCTTTCAGCGGTCGCCACTGGATGGAACAGATTGTATTCGGAACAACACAATACTTAATCGACAAATATTGGGATAATTCGATATTAGCATCAAAGAAACCGATAGAAATTAGCCGGGCCTTTCTCAACATCCTGGACCGCGAAAACTTATTGCATGCCGCCGATTACCGATTGGAGGAATCGGGGAATGGCCTGCTGGTATCTGTTCCAACAAGTAAATGCGTTTACCGGGAGTACAGCCTGCGTGCCAGAGAAGAAGGCTTACCTCTTAACTATTGTATACGTCTCGGTACTTTACAGGCTATTTTACACCATGTGCTTGGCGAAAATTACTCCTCTTCAGTGGAGGTGGCCGAGAATGGATTTTGCTACGGAAAACTCTTCCCCGCTACCCGGCCGAAGGAGGAAATCGTTACCAGGGAAGGACATATGCTGAAGATTGCCGGCCGGAGGGCAGTCCTCTTTCCCCAGGAAACATATGCCTCCCTGCTGATTTCGATCAAGGAGCACGCCCCTCATGTTTTAGAACACGTGCTTTTTGATGCCGGATACCAGTCGGGACTCAGTCTGGCCCATAAGGTCAAAGTTTTGTATCCCGAACCGCAGGAATGTCTGCAGCTGCTTCTGGAAGAGATAAACAATCAAGGGCTGGGCAAAGCCGAACTGATTTCCGTCAGCCTGCCCCGTACCAGAGCCAAGATCCGGTGTTACGAGTCGTTTCAGGTAGCCGTTGCCAATGAATATGGGCAGCTTTACCGCACTCCGCAAGTAATTTGCGATTTACTGCGAGGGTTCTTTGCCGCATATCTCAGTGTTATATTCGAAAAGGAGATCATTTGCGAAGAGATGGTTTGCCAGTCGATGGGAGCCGATTACTGCGAGTTCCTCGCCTTGCCTCTTCCGAAGAAACTATCAGGGGGGAGGAAGCCCCGTGGCCAAAAAATCAAATGAAGAGCTGGACTCAATTTTACATAGTGTCATCCGGATAGAGATACTGGCTTTTTTTCAGGCTAATCCTCACACGCGGGATACGGCGGACGGTTTGGCCCTCCGCTTACACCGCCCCCGGCACCAGGTAGAGGCGGCTCTTAACACTCTCAGCGCCCTTGGCATTCTGGAGATTGGCGGCACAGAAAAAGTAACCATCTACCGCCTGCGCAACGGCGATTTAATTACCAATTATTTTAAAAATAAACGTTCCCAGGGCCTTTCCAAACCACCTTTGCGGTAGCTTGGGGCAGCCTTTTACTGAGTGGAGGTTTAAGTTAGATGGTAGAATTGGAAGATATCTGGTTTCGCCTGGCCATAGATCACTTACACTTGGGATTATTAATTATTGACCGGAAAGGCCGGATTCAGATTTGCAACCGGGCACTGTCCGGGATGACCGGGCTTAAAGAGAATGAGATTCTGGATCGATCGCTGGCCGCTGTTTCAGGCAGCCGGGAGCACGGCCACAATAAATTGCTGCAAACTATTAACACAGGCAGGGAATTTCAAGACCTTAACCCCGAGACAGTGTTGCCTGTCACAGGCCTTTTTGCTTGTACGGTAAGTACTCGCGTCATTAGAAACCGAAGCGGTATCCCGATAGGTGCCATGGCCGTATTTATACCGGCGGGACGACAGCAGGAATTGGAGAATGCGGTTGTTAAAGCTGAAAAGTTAGCTATTTTAGGACAAATGACGGCGGGAATGGTACACGAAATTCGCAACCCGCTTACATCCATTAGTGGTTTTTTACAATTATTGCAGGAATACTTAAAAGGAACTCCCAAAGAAGAATATGTTACTTTAATGCTGGCTGAATTAAAGCATGTCAACAGCCTGATTGCAGATTTTTTACAGCTGTCCAAGCCCGGTTATGCCAAGCGCGCCAGATGTTCCATTTCTAAAGTAATCACCGATGTGGTCATGCTGGTGGAAAGCGAAGCATTTCTCCGTAAACTGGATATAAAACTGGACATGGCCACGGATATTCCGGCTATTTTGGGAGACAGTGACCAATTGAAACAAGTTTTCCTGAATATCTTTAAAAACGCTTTGGACGCTCTTTCCCATGGCGGTGTGATCTTACTGCAAGCTTTGTGGAACGGGCCTGAAAAATCCGTTCAAGTTATTATCACGGATACGGGTACGGGTATGGATGAGCAAACCATGGCCAACATTTTTGACCCTTTTTTCACCACCAAGGAAAGCGGTACCGGGCTTGGGATGTTCATAATCAAAAAAATTATCGATAATCACAACGGTCGTATTGAGATACAGAGTACGCCGGGAGAGGGCACTACTGTAACCGTGCTTTTACCGGCAGGTTTGTAGAAAACATTTGGCCCTGCATTGCATCCGCATTGGTCATAGACAAGAACCGTACCAACTTGCAAAAGGAGGGTTTAGGTATTGGTGAATCCTAATATTATTATTGAGGTCGTGGTAACTGAGCCTTTGGGCACCAACTGCCGCAAGCTTATATACAATACCGGTCTGGTAGCTGAAAAACTTGGCTTGGAGATAAAAATAACGCGGGGCGACAGCATTAAGGAGGAATTGGGCGAACAAATTGTCCCGCCCTTTATTTTAATCGGCGAACTGGTACTGGGCAAAGATATCGCCCCGGAAAAACTGGAACAGCTTTTAACGGAGCAAAGCAGTTTAAAGTGAACTCGTTCAGCTAAAACTGAACAACGGGGCTTTAGATGGGGATGCTACCCCACCTGAAGTAAAAATAGGAACCTCCACTATAGAAGTGGGGGTTTTGGGAATTGATTAACAACCGATAGGGGGATCACTCATGCAAGCACAGATAGACTGTTTTTACTGTTATTTAAAACAGGTTGTTACCTGTATGGATATTGCGGACATCGAGGAAGATAGACAATACCAAATCCTTTTCGACTTGATGGATGAAATTAAGAAAATGGACCGTACCAAGACACCCGCGGAAAACACAACGGAAATGTTATTGCAACTATACCATAAAATCGGAAACGATGACCCTTACCAAGAAAGCAAAGTAAAATCCAATATCCTGGCCCGTAAGCTGTACCCCGAATTAAAGGATTACCTGAAAGAATCCCCGGACAGGCTTTATGATGCTTTAAAGATATCCGTTGCCGGCAATATCATAGACCTGGGGATAAATAAAAGTTATGATCTTGATGCCAGCTTAAAATACAGTTTAAATGCGGATTTCGCCAGGAATAATTATAAAAGGTTTGTAGAAAAACTGAACGCCTCAGACAGTGTGGTTATTATCGGAGACAATGCCGGGGAAATTGTTTTCGACAAGCTGCTTGTTGAAGAACTAATTCGCCTGGAGAAAAAAATTACTTATATCGTGAAAGATAGCCCCATCCTCAATGACGCTACTATGGATGATGCCCGGCAGGCCGGCATGGACAAAATTGCCGAGGTTATCACCACAGGATCGCCTTACCTCGGCATGCCATTGTCCAAAGTCTCCGGCGAAGTTAAAAAGCTTATGGAAAAATCAAGCCTGGTCATATCCAAGGGACAGGCCAACTTCGAAACATTGGAGCACGAAAAACTGGCCAAAGACAGGATCTTCTTCCTGTTGAAAATAAAATGTGCATGTATCGGCGAGGCGGCCGGAGCAAAGCTGGGGAACATTGTGTTTTTTACCCGGTAGCACCTGTACTTCCACCCGTCATTGCTATTAATACAATCTGCGGCACTTGAAGTTCGTCGTTACGAGGGGCGAAGCGGTGAAACGATCTCAATTCGAAAGCCATGAAGATCGCTTCACCGCCCCGCAAAGACAGCTGCAAAGCATCCGGAAGAAAATAACCGGAGCTTTTTCCGATAGGTTTTTAAAGCCGGCTAGCTAGCTTTAACTATTACCCACCACAGCATCTAATAAAATCTCCCTTTTCCACGCCCGCGTCCTTTTCGGCCCGGGCCCCTTCCACGCCAATAACCACATCGATTGCGACCATAACCGAATTGTCTGTATGGCCCTTTTTGGCCTGAAACCCGGTTTTCTGCCATGGAAGCAATTAAATCGTAAAGCCCTGTGGCTATACCGGCGAGAACAGTGAATATACCGGAATACTTTGACTCCATTGAGAAATCCGTACCCGTTCCGGTTTGAACCGCTCTCGAATCTTTTTGATAATTTGTTGCAGGCGGTCTAACCTCGACGACAGCTCCATTAGGGCATACTTGATAACACATGCTGCAATCATTACACAGTTTGTTGTTTATATTAGCTTTTTGATCGACAAAGCTAATCGCTCCCGACTGGCAGGTTTTCATGCATTTTCCACAACCCGCGCATCTCGTTTCGTCAATATAAAACATTAGTATCGCCACCTTTATTTTGAACATAGGCTCAAAATAAAGGTAACATGCTTACATTTTATTGTCAAGCTGTTTCCGGTTGTTTGAGAGACGAATGGATCGGCGCCTCAGCTTGCTGGAACGCCCTTAATAGCATTGCCTCCCGTTTCTTCCAAATTTGATTTTAGAAAGACGGTTTTGCACTGCCCCATCGCCATCGTATGCCGCCCTCCCATTGCATTATGGGTTTTATTGATAATTAGCTCAGCTAATGCACAAATTTGTTGGATTACGGAAACTTTTTCGGCTCGAAAAACGTCTATATATAAGAGAAACATGCGACGGAGGTAACTGCATGAGATTGAGAAAATTATATACCGCTTTATCCCTGGCCGCCTTACTGGCAGCTCCTTCTTTATGCCTGGCCGATACTGATGTGAACGCTCAGGAAACGGCCGATAAAAAGGTGGTATTAACCCTGGACAGCAACAGCGCGCTTGTTAATGATGTCCCTTGCCAGCTGGAGATTCCGCCGGTAGTGGTTGAGGGAACAACATTTTTACCTGTACGCTTCGTTACAGAGGAAGTCCTTGGCGCAGCTGTTGTATGGAATACCGACGCAAAAACAGTTGAAATAACCAAAGGCGAGGTACAAATTATATTGTCCCTGGAAACAGGACAGGCCATGGTTAACGGGGAGGAAGTGGAAATTGGCAACCCGCCTATGGTGAAAAACGGGCGCACCCTGGTGCCGCTGCGTTTTCTGGCGGAAAACTTTAATATGCAAATCGAGTTCGATCCCCTGGAAAGGAGCATTACTATCATTAACATCGCCGAAGACACCCCGGAACCCGTTAATCTGCCTCCGGTGATAACTTCGCTGGGACTGCAGCGGGACGAAATCAAAATCGGCGAGGTCCCCAATTATAATTTTACGTATGATAATGAAGTGGGAGAAGATATCATTGCCGAAGAGTGGAGCTGTCAATTTACGGGGGACACCCAAATTATCACGGGCAAACCCCGGGCTTTCTTCCGGCCCGGTGAATATACTTTATCTTTAAGAATAAAGGACGCTTCGGGAAAATGGAGCGAAACTTCCACCACTAGATTTACCGTATCCGATGAGAAGCTCATAAGTGAAATGGACTTCAAGTTCTCCAAACCCATTTACGGTGAATTATATGAAAACATGGAGGAGGTTAATTTTAACCATTATCCGGCCAATGAACAAGTAACCTTTGAGCGTACCGGACCGACACTGCATATAAGCAACAGCCCGGAGGTGGCAGCTCAGCCCGGCATTCTTTATCAAAGTGAAGCATCCGGCGATTTCAGGCTTTTTTATCACCACCTGAACGGCTCCGCCGAAAGGATGTACTTATATGTTATAGCGGAAAATAACGGAGCGGAACCGGTTGCTTTAACGACCTTAAAATCCGGGGTGGGCGGCCCCACCAGCGATTACATGAATCTCGGACAAACAGTAGCCATGCGCTATCTGCCGTCCAAGCAATCGGGTACGATCACCATTATGCCGGGGAAAAAGGTCATACTAAACCCTGGCCTGCGACACCTGAATAAGGGGGAAGCAGTCACAGGCATGCAGGACTTTTTGGCAAACGGCACCATTACTATTAGCGTGGTCATGGGCCCCGAAAAAGCGCCGGAACCGGAAACCCCACTTGACCCCGGGCAAAATCCGGCCGAGACCCCGATGCAGGATGATTCACCAATACCACCGAACAGCGCACAAACGAATAATGACGATTTGAATTCAAATAATACCGGTGAGACATTTCAGGCAGAGGATTTGACTAATATTAGCTCACTGCTGGCAGATAAGGACTTCGACCCCGCCAGGGTATTTATAGAAATAAATGTGGATAACGACAACAAGTCCGACGACAATAAGTCCGACTCGAATGTGGATTCCGGTGAAATGAATGTAAATTCCGATGAAATCAATGAACCGACTAAAGTCAGCAAGCCGGCTCCAGCTAAAACAGCGGAGGAAATACTAAAAGAAAAAATTGAATACCTGTTATCCCTGCCCGTTCTACCGCGGAACTCGCAGCAAATAAGAGGCGTTTTTTCCAACGGGGACTGTTTGATCGATATTAAGGCAAACGACGGGCAACTTGCAAAAATAACCTTGGGCAAGGAAGATCCCGGCTTTGACAGCTGGATGGAAGGCACAGATCCGCTTACCGGCGATAATATAAAAAACATCGGCAATTACGGAGTAGTCTACCGGATCAAATTAACCGCCCCGGTTAAAACAGGGCTTTTGTTAAACCCCCGGGGCAGCATATTTAAGGGAGCTTTTCTGGGCTCTGACAACCAAGTCTACAAGGCCCCGCATATCAATTTCTTTAGCGGACTGCAAAAAGCCGCCGTACTGGGCGTACTGGAAGCAAGTCAAACAGCGAACTTTATCTATACTCCCCCCAGCGGTTCCGATACACCGCTGGTAATTGCCCTGATACCGGAGGAATTCTGGGAAACAGACGGCAAGTAAGCAAACCCAAGCGCGCAGACATTTAATTCGGTCCCGCGCGCTAAATCATCTGTTTGTTGACTTCATAAATATCTATAAGTCTATGCCTATTTCGGGCAGGAAGCATAGCCGCTATCACATTCTATACCATAACTAAAGTACAATGTATTAGTCTCCCTTTAAAAGACCAAGGAACTGCCGCTAGATGCAGCAACTCCTTGGTCTTATCTTTGGGGAATAAGCAATACCCGCCATTATAGATTAATCACGCAGTCACTCAAAAGCAAGAACAGACGGCAATCGCCGGTCAATAAGTCTTAGCATGACATAGCCTATACCGGATATTCCATTGAAGAACGAAAGGTCATGTATAGTATCATCAAAACATTCCCGATACCGGGCCGCCCTTTTTAAAGCTTCGTTATAAAGCTCCGCATCGTCAAGTCTGTTTGATACGGTAAGCAGTACATCAATCAACCCGAAGTTGCCCCAACCGAGATCGTTTTTGCTCAAATCAACGGCGTTCCTGATAAGGTTAAGGACAGCTTTCAAATCACTGTTCCGCTGCCCCAATCCTATAATATCGCCGGCTTCCAGCCTGTTTAAGCAGATACCCGCGGCTCCGGTACACCATGAAAGCTGAATTTCAGCACTTTGGCCCTCTAAACCCGGCCAGGCGTACTCTCTATCCCGAAGTATATCGTTTTCATAGCAAACGGCTTCACGGGCAGCCTGCATATATCTGGCCTCGCCTGAAACCTTATAAAGTCTGCCAAGCGCCATCGCAATACCCGAAGCCCCCCTGGAGAAAGCCGGAACAGGCCGGTTAGCAAGAGTAAACATACCCGAGGGCTTCCAGGCCTTTAAACCGTTAGCACCTTCCACCCTGCATGCCAACAAGTGATCCGCGCATTTTACGGCCCGCCGCAAAACCTCGTCGAAGGGACATGCTCCATATAGAGCTAAGAGACCGAGTATGGCGCCC
This genomic interval from Desulfoscipio sp. XC116 contains the following:
- a CDS encoding DUF2325 domain-containing protein; protein product: MAQMGWTNIAFDRVNKKKSKRRAVNCECGTRPANDKDCRSCKQCMKKILIIGGITKFKHLYADLIENCGYKCIYLDGYWRKGDKPLENKIIKCDMVFCPVDCNSHNACASAKKLCRKHGKPIKILTSSSVTNMAKAVKSISI
- a CDS encoding rhodanese-like domain-containing protein, with protein sequence MKKKILAIVLTVLLVSVASAALAGASIKMLVNGQELASDTAPVMENNRVLVPISFVAEALGCDVQWDKDNNAVVITKKTADQFLQGKNDPTQKEPSIHTNFIKAADLLAVLDDDNDGDVCDYRTGHNGGDSLANDPLVVDLREQADYDAGHIPGAIWTSHAQNAAQPENIAKLQDALKAHVDNGGKDEIVVYCYTSHTAGLAAGVLGAEGFNVKNMRFGYSIAWEGTRSADPTVFGAREDKDGNLVPYENAAKENAAK
- a CDS encoding ATPase domain-containing protein — translated: MNKIPTGINGFDKLVYGGIVPGNSVLVEGVPGAGKTTFGIEFVYRGITEFDEPGVIVTCEELPESIYRDALNLGWDLRALEEANKLRILCTSPEVLQDAEVNLIEEVVREVGAKRILVDSISHFRNVLNDPLSLRRTVYSFCNGLRRLGLTSFLVKERESEGQREYAFEEYVVDTVIRLENKERPGLHRHRVLEICKTRGQEHIPGQHTFRITDTGIKVFALRGTTDVNSKAEEENNLLLTGVPGLDDLLRGGLPRGASIAIAGDSGTGKTVLGLQYLTKGALDYGEKGILLSFEETPSQLFTNARRFNWDLRNLQEQDLLKVIYTPLSEMEIDETIIGLGEQVQKFGARRLVLDSIYAFLSRIDNIAILHEKFYYLVAYLNKLNCTTLLISPACEVGSGGKLELIHSVIQGTILLKSIMLQNRRVRQLELYKMRGVNHAMGNHLLEINALGIQVFPRLGG
- a CDS encoding ATPase domain-containing protein, translated to MHRAYFGVEGLDRMLDQGLSYGSQIMIEGDSGVGKTVLAGEFIKEGLRCGDTCIYVACDEPPTAMREHLLSFEVGTPAYEETGRLIFIDAYEEDESTEKYALADLHNLEKYFALEAEVLRGCEGRKVRLVVDSLSTLLTNLDISNILNFHRTRIKQLRKKEILAMDVFVSGVLEPKLITITGHLYNFILKMNFSGSQNNPVRLMRIGKVKSQQFMSSSHLFTISPVYGILVSAHTGVYE
- a CDS encoding V4R domain-containing protein — encoded protein: MKDNDITRKIMNYYCLSVCKTMNQVPFSGRHWMEQIVFGTTQYLIDKYWDNSILASKKPIEISRAFLNILDRENLLHAADYRLEESGNGLLVSVPTSKCVYREYSLRAREEGLPLNYCIRLGTLQAILHHVLGENYSSSVEVAENGFCYGKLFPATRPKEEIVTREGHMLKIAGRRAVLFPQETYASLLISIKEHAPHVLEHVLFDAGYQSGLSLAHKVKVLYPEPQECLQLLLEEINNQGLGKAELISVSLPRTRAKIRCYESFQVAVANEYGQLYRTPQVICDLLRGFFAAYLSVIFEKEIICEEMVCQSMGADYCEFLALPLPKKLSGGRKPRGQKIK
- a CDS encoding ATP-binding protein → MVELEDIWFRLAIDHLHLGLLIIDRKGRIQICNRALSGMTGLKENEILDRSLAAVSGSREHGHNKLLQTINTGREFQDLNPETVLPVTGLFACTVSTRVIRNRSGIPIGAMAVFIPAGRQQELENAVVKAEKLAILGQMTAGMVHEIRNPLTSISGFLQLLQEYLKGTPKEEYVTLMLAELKHVNSLIADFLQLSKPGYAKRARCSISKVITDVVMLVESEAFLRKLDIKLDMATDIPAILGDSDQLKQVFLNIFKNALDALSHGGVILLQALWNGPEKSVQVIITDTGTGMDEQTMANIFDPFFTTKESGTGLGMFIIKKIIDNHNGRIEIQSTPGEGTTVTVLLPAGL
- a CDS encoding ARMT1-like domain-containing protein gives rise to the protein MQAQIDCFYCYLKQVVTCMDIADIEEDRQYQILFDLMDEIKKMDRTKTPAENTTEMLLQLYHKIGNDDPYQESKVKSNILARKLYPELKDYLKESPDRLYDALKISVAGNIIDLGINKSYDLDASLKYSLNADFARNNYKRFVEKLNASDSVVIIGDNAGEIVFDKLLVEELIRLEKKITYIVKDSPILNDATMDDARQAGMDKIAEVITTGSPYLGMPLSKVSGEVKKLMEKSSLVISKGQANFETLEHEKLAKDRIFFLLKIKCACIGEAAGAKLGNIVFFTR
- a CDS encoding 4Fe-4S binding protein, with amino-acid sequence MFYIDETRCAGCGKCMKTCQSGAISFVDQKANINNKLCNDCSMCYQVCPNGAVVEVRPPATNYQKDSRAVQTGTGTDFSMESKYSGIFTVLAGIATGLYDLIASMAENRVSGQKGPYRQFGYGRNRCGYWRGRGPGRKGRGRGKGRFY
- a CDS encoding stalk domain-containing protein; translation: MRLRKLYTALSLAALLAAPSLCLADTDVNAQETADKKVVLTLDSNSALVNDVPCQLEIPPVVVEGTTFLPVRFVTEEVLGAAVVWNTDAKTVEITKGEVQIILSLETGQAMVNGEEVEIGNPPMVKNGRTLVPLRFLAENFNMQIEFDPLERSITIINIAEDTPEPVNLPPVITSLGLQRDEIKIGEVPNYNFTYDNEVGEDIIAEEWSCQFTGDTQIITGKPRAFFRPGEYTLSLRIKDASGKWSETSTTRFTVSDEKLISEMDFKFSKPIYGELYENMEEVNFNHYPANEQVTFERTGPTLHISNSPEVAAQPGILYQSEASGDFRLFYHHLNGSAERMYLYVIAENNGAEPVALTTLKSGVGGPTSDYMNLGQTVAMRYLPSKQSGTITIMPGKKVILNPGLRHLNKGEAVTGMQDFLANGTITISVVMGPEKAPEPETPLDPGQNPAETPMQDDSPIPPNSAQTNNDDLNSNNTGETFQAEDLTNISSLLADKDFDPARVFIEINVDNDNKSDDNKSDSNVDSGEMNVNSDEINEPTKVSKPAPAKTAEEILKEKIEYLLSLPVLPRNSQQIRGVFSNGDCLIDIKANDGQLAKITLGKEDPGFDSWMEGTDPLTGDNIKNIGNYGVVYRIKLTAPVKTGLLLNPRGSIFKGAFLGSDNQVYKAPHINFFSGLQKAAVLGVLEASQTANFIYTPPSGSDTPLVIALIPEEFWETDGK